From Deferrivibrio essentukiensis, one genomic window encodes:
- the recG gene encoding ATP-dependent DNA helicase RecG translates to MDYISELKKRILLLKKNPSPLYHDTKNTLNSLLLIVNNIDKNLATKILQVLESNNFKAAVLDELISDLYISLVSQDNKSNLSVLNFPVDKIKGVGEKLKANLHSINIKTVNDLLLFFPNKYEYVSSNNFGKKILTGKYFSHEYVKTKFGKNYLFVIFQGENGEHFSGVWFNYSKKYPIPFLQSSNNLSLYGEAKNFRGLQSIVHPEFIDTTEIDKIRVKYPVGTKIKNKIFCNLVKNTYESYFEYLYESLPEYILRKYGFPEIKQALKGIHFPAEPENVNELNLFQSIYHKRFIFEELFYLQLGFAVKKHNYQKNKGIEFKIERSFLERIKPFVPFKLTNAQRNVLRDIFNDMKSQIQMNRLIQGDVGSGKTIVSFIAALVAILNGYQVAVIAPTEILAEQHFNNFNKLINNNFTSALLTSAVKKSEKENIKNFIKNHEIDFVFGTHAIIQEDVVFNKLGLAIIDEQHRFGVLQRKALSDKGLNPDILLMSATPIPRTLALTLYGDLDISIIDELPPGRKTIITKALSEHKTDVAVHAIKAELNKGNQAYVVYPLIEESEVMDLKAATIGYEKFSKIFGVKNVGLLHGKMKSLEKKEIMDRFKNKEIKVLISTTVIEVGVDVPDATIMVIENAERFGIAQLHQLRGRIGRSDKQSYCFLIYSEKVNDEGLKRIRAMEQYNDGFRLAEIDLEMRGPGDFYGVRQSGLPSFKFSNIIRDAKILVEARKEALEIIQNDPYLEKPENNILRQVLKEKWKKEIELIQIG, encoded by the coding sequence ATGGACTATATAAGTGAACTGAAAAAAAGGATATTGCTATTAAAGAAAAATCCTTCTCCTCTATATCATGATACTAAAAATACTCTAAACTCTCTTCTTTTGATAGTTAATAACATTGATAAAAATCTTGCAACTAAAATATTACAAGTATTAGAATCCAATAATTTTAAGGCAGCAGTACTTGATGAACTGATTTCTGATTTATATATAAGTCTTGTTTCTCAGGATAATAAATCTAATTTATCTGTATTGAATTTTCCTGTTGATAAGATAAAAGGGGTAGGTGAAAAGTTAAAGGCTAATCTGCACAGTATAAATATAAAGACCGTAAACGACTTGCTTTTATTTTTCCCGAATAAATACGAATATGTGTCTTCTAATAATTTTGGCAAAAAAATACTTACGGGAAAATATTTTTCACACGAGTACGTAAAAACAAAATTTGGTAAAAATTACCTTTTTGTCATCTTCCAAGGTGAAAATGGTGAACATTTTTCAGGAGTATGGTTTAATTACAGTAAAAAATATCCTATTCCTTTTTTACAAAGTAGTAATAATCTCTCTCTTTACGGTGAAGCTAAGAATTTTAGGGGACTTCAAAGTATTGTTCATCCGGAATTTATTGATACAACTGAAATAGATAAAATAAGAGTTAAATATCCTGTAGGGACTAAAATAAAAAATAAAATATTTTGTAATTTAGTTAAGAATACATATGAGAGTTATTTTGAATATTTGTATGAAAGTCTTCCAGAATACATTTTAAGGAAGTATGGTTTTCCTGAGATAAAGCAGGCATTGAAAGGGATACATTTTCCAGCTGAGCCAGAAAATGTCAATGAACTTAACTTGTTTCAATCTATTTATCATAAAAGATTTATTTTTGAAGAGCTTTTTTATCTTCAACTAGGTTTTGCTGTTAAAAAACATAATTATCAAAAAAACAAAGGGATAGAATTCAAAATTGAAAGGAGTTTTTTAGAAAGAATCAAGCCGTTTGTACCTTTTAAACTTACAAATGCACAAAGAAATGTATTGCGTGATATTTTTAATGATATGAAAAGTCAAATCCAAATGAACAGATTAATTCAAGGGGATGTCGGTAGCGGAAAAACTATAGTTTCATTTATTGCCGCACTTGTTGCTATATTAAACGGCTATCAGGTTGCTGTTATAGCTCCTACTGAAATTCTTGCAGAGCAACATTTCAACAATTTTAATAAGTTGATAAATAACAATTTTACAAGTGCATTGTTGACGAGTGCAGTTAAAAAGTCAGAAAAAGAAAATATAAAAAATTTTATTAAAAACCACGAAATTGATTTTGTTTTTGGAACGCATGCAATTATACAAGAGGATGTTGTTTTTAATAAGCTTGGTCTTGCTATAATAGATGAGCAACACAGATTTGGTGTGCTTCAAAGAAAAGCTTTATCAGATAAAGGGTTAAACCCTGATATTCTTTTGATGAGTGCTACTCCGATTCCAAGAACATTAGCCCTTACTCTTTATGGCGATTTGGATATTTCGATTATTGACGAACTTCCTCCGGGAAGAAAGACAATAATAACAAAAGCTTTAAGCGAGCATAAAACAGATGTTGCTGTACATGCAATTAAGGCAGAACTAAATAAAGGGAATCAAGCTTATGTCGTTTATCCTTTGATTGAGGAAAGTGAGGTGATGGACTTAAAGGCGGCAACAATTGGATATGAAAAATTTTCTAAGATTTTTGGGGTTAAAAATGTTGGCCTTCTACATGGAAAAATGAAAAGTTTGGAAAAAAAGGAAATTATGGATAGATTTAAAAATAAAGAGATTAAAGTCCTTATCTCTACAACTGTTATTGAGGTTGGGGTTGATGTGCCTGATGCTACGATTATGGTAATTGAAAATGCTGAAAGGTTTGGTATTGCTCAACTTCATCAGTTAAGGGGTAGAATAGGGCGAAGTGACAAACAGTCTTATTGTTTTCTTATTTATAGTGAAAAAGTTAATGATGAAGGTTTAAAGCGTATTCGGGCGATGGAGCAATATAATGATGGCTTTAGACTTGCAGAAATTGATCTTGAAATGAGGGGACCCGGGGATTTTTACGGGGTCAGACAATCAGGGTTACCTTCTTTTAAATTTTCAAACATTATTAGAGATGCTAAGATACTGGTAGAAGCTAGAAAAGAAGCTTTGGAAATTATTCAAAATGACCCTTACCTTGAAAAGCCTGAAAATAATATATTAAGGCAGGTGCTTAAGGAAAAGTGGAAAAAAGAGATAGAATTAATACAAATCGGATAA
- a CDS encoding SWIM zinc finger family protein, which produces MQLLKLTEEQLRNISTGITIQRAENYVGKFFDCKIEDNVLKGKIRGNHGVYDVKLKIDTDPLSYECQCETSKEMFCKHAAALGLTYIYTPWVFESNKKIKRENINSPEELQFYLRTTKLKTLLEDLKKCCLGVAQLSDITGISVQQISAIVKDDSSGKFHTLTAPLKLACLYLIEKGVNSK; this is translated from the coding sequence ATGCAGTTACTAAAACTCACCGAAGAACAGCTCAGAAATATTTCAACAGGCATAACCATCCAAAGGGCTGAGAATTACGTGGGAAAATTTTTTGATTGCAAGATTGAAGATAATGTTTTGAAAGGGAAAATCAGAGGTAATCATGGCGTCTATGATGTTAAATTAAAAATAGACACTGACCCGCTGTCTTATGAATGTCAATGTGAAACTTCGAAGGAAATGTTTTGTAAGCATGCTGCAGCATTGGGCTTAACTTACATTTATACACCTTGGGTTTTTGAAAGTAATAAAAAAATTAAAAGAGAAAACATAAACAGCCCTGAAGAGCTTCAATTTTATTTAAGAACCACAAAGCTTAAAACTCTATTGGAAGACCTAAAGAAATGCTGTCTTGGTGTTGCTCAACTTTCTGATATCACAGGTATTTCAGTTCAGCAAATTTCTGCTATTGTTAAGGATGATTCGAGCGGGAAATTCCATACGCTAACAGCTCCCCTAAAGTTGGCGTGTTTGTATCTGATAGAAAAAGGTGTAAACTCAAAATAG